In Nostoc sp. GT001, a genomic segment contains:
- a CDS encoding DUF6439 family protein codes for MSQSTRLPKTSQLNELSTLELAQALMERLSISPNDWHRLKSNRNSRANEQVAAAIVYLLKNQPQEAQARLEQAIGWLDRSISAPPCPTHGKS; via the coding sequence ATGTCTCAATCTACCCGCTTGCCGAAAACCAGTCAACTGAATGAACTTAGTACTCTGGAACTAGCTCAAGCCCTGATGGAAAGACTGAGTATTTCCCCTAACGATTGGCATCGCCTCAAGTCTAACCGCAATTCCCGCGCTAATGAACAAGTGGCAGCAGCGATTGTGTATCTTTTAAAGAATCAGCCACAAGAAGCTCAAGCTAGATTAGAACAGGCAATTGGTTGGTTAGATCGCTCTATTTCTGCACCTCCCTGTCCGACTCACGGAAAAAGTTAG
- the groES gene encoding co-chaperone GroES: MAALSLSVSTVKPLGDRVFVKVSASEEKTAGGLYLPDTAKEKPQVGEVVALGPGKRNDDGNRQELEIKVGDKVLYSKYAGTDIKLGTEEYVLLSEKDILAVVI, from the coding sequence ATGGCAGCTTTATCTCTAAGCGTTTCTACAGTTAAACCTTTGGGCGATCGCGTTTTCGTAAAAGTGAGCGCCTCTGAGGAAAAGACCGCAGGTGGTCTGTATTTGCCCGATACCGCCAAGGAAAAGCCCCAAGTAGGGGAAGTAGTGGCCCTTGGTCCTGGCAAGCGTAATGACGATGGAAACCGTCAGGAATTGGAAATTAAAGTCGGCGATAAGGTGCTGTACTCTAAGTACGCTGGCACTGACATCAAGCTCGGCACCGAAGAATATGTACTGCTTTCTGAAAAAGATATTTTAGCAGTTGTTATCTAG
- a CDS encoding helix-turn-helix domain-containing protein, whose amino-acid sequence MMPSALRIILTTEEDLTLKELSCADKVPHRTKQRAIALRLNAHGWNVPQIAKYLGWAQQTVRQTIKRWQFQGLGGLWEAPGRGKKELGKKKIGK is encoded by the coding sequence ATGATGCCTAGCGCGTTAAGAATAATACTAACTACTGAAGAAGACCTGACACTAAAAGAACTCAGTTGTGCAGATAAAGTACCACATCGAACCAAACAAAGAGCGATCGCTTTGCGCCTCAATGCCCACGGATGGAATGTACCTCAGATTGCAAAGTATTTAGGTTGGGCACAACAAACGGTCAGGCAGACAATAAAACGCTGGCAATTTCAAGGGTTAGGAGGTTTGTGGGAAGCGCCAGGACGTGGAAAAAAAGAACTTGGCAAGAAGAAGATTGGCAAGTAG
- a CDS encoding NIL domain-containing protein, whose protein sequence is MVIPNKQVKSNTDILDNRRTQTRIQVLIPKDLHEEPVISRLVSHYSVTVIIADAQVSANVPQHSCFDLELQGTVSQIESALTYLDELDLEVLHRASPEEDGW, encoded by the coding sequence ATGGTAATTCCAAATAAACAAGTAAAATCTAATACAGATATTTTAGATAATAGACGCACCCAAACTCGTATCCAAGTTCTCATTCCTAAAGATTTGCATGAGGAACCAGTCATTTCACGACTGGTTTCTCACTATAGTGTCACAGTCATTATTGCTGATGCTCAGGTAAGCGCAAACGTGCCACAACATAGCTGCTTCGATCTGGAACTGCAAGGTACTGTTTCTCAGATTGAAAGCGCCCTAACTTACCTGGATGAACTGGATTTAGAAGTTTTGCACCGAGCCAGCCCTGAAGAAGATGGTTGGTAG
- a CDS encoding DUF1349 domain-containing protein, translated as MEWYNEPPVWEVKDEAIAITSGAKRDFWRETHYGFIRDNGHFFYQKIQGDFIAEVKISGQYQDLYDQAGLMVRLDDLNWLKCGIEFVNGVQQVSAVVTRNFSDWSVIPMPQNPSAIWVRVTRRGTAIEVEYSLNGTEYTMLRLAYLTPAETVSVGVMCASPEGNGFQMRFEKFQIRSL; from the coding sequence ATGGAATGGTACAATGAACCGCCTGTTTGGGAAGTGAAAGATGAAGCGATCGCTATCACTTCCGGCGCAAAAAGAGATTTCTGGCGGGAAACTCACTACGGTTTTATTAGAGATAATGGTCACTTTTTTTATCAAAAGATTCAAGGTGACTTTATTGCTGAAGTGAAAATCAGCGGACAATATCAGGATTTATACGATCAAGCGGGCTTGATGGTACGTTTAGATGATTTGAATTGGTTGAAATGTGGTATTGAATTTGTCAATGGTGTGCAACAAGTTAGCGCAGTAGTAACACGCAATTTTTCAGATTGGTCTGTTATTCCAATGCCGCAAAATCCATCTGCAATTTGGGTGCGTGTAACTCGACGCGGCACAGCAATAGAGGTGGAATACTCTTTGAATGGAACTGAATATACAATGCTGCGGCTCGCTTATTTGACTCCAGCGGAAACAGTAAGTGTAGGTGTGATGTGTGCCTCACCTGAAGGGAATGGTTTCCAGATGAGGTTTGAAAAATTCCAAATTCGCAGTTTGTGA
- the asnS gene encoding asparagine--tRNA ligase: MVNRRIAEILRSGQPDESLQVQGWVRTKRESKGFAFIEVNDGSSLANLQVVINQDLPDYEAILKKLNTGAAVETTGVLVASLGKGQRIELKAESVKVYGEADPDTYPLQKKRHSFEFLRTIGHLRSRTNSFGAVFRVRNACSAAIHQFFQERGFLWVHTPIITASDCEGAGELFSVTSLDLKNIPRTENQAVDYSQDFFAKPTYLTVSGQLEAEVMAMAFSNVYTFGPTFRAENSNTSRHLAEFWMVEPEMAFCDLEGDMDLAEAFLKHIFKYVLETCPEDMEFFNERIDKSVLSTAENIINNQFERLTYTEAIKVLEKADVKFEYPVSWGLDLQSEHERYLAEQQFKKPVIVTDYPAQIKAFYMRLNDDEKTVRAMDILAPKIGEIVGGSQREERLEVLERRVLAQGLKPEDLWWYLDLRRYGTVPHAGFGLGFERLVQFMTGMGNIRDVIPFPRTPQSAEF; this comes from the coding sequence ATGGTAAATCGACGGATTGCAGAAATATTGCGAAGTGGCCAACCTGATGAGTCCCTCCAAGTGCAAGGCTGGGTGAGGACAAAGCGTGAGTCTAAGGGATTTGCTTTTATTGAAGTCAATGACGGCTCATCACTAGCTAATTTGCAAGTCGTCATTAATCAGGATTTGCCAGATTACGAAGCTATATTGAAAAAACTGAATACAGGTGCTGCTGTTGAGACTACAGGGGTACTGGTGGCTTCTCTGGGTAAAGGACAGCGAATTGAGTTGAAAGCCGAGTCCGTGAAAGTTTACGGAGAAGCTGATCCCGATACATATCCTCTGCAAAAGAAACGCCATTCCTTTGAGTTTCTGCGAACCATTGGACATTTGCGATCGCGCACTAATTCCTTTGGTGCAGTTTTCCGCGTCAGAAATGCTTGTTCGGCAGCAATTCATCAATTTTTCCAAGAAAGAGGCTTTTTGTGGGTACATACACCCATCATCACCGCTAGCGACTGCGAAGGTGCGGGTGAACTGTTTAGCGTCACCAGTTTGGATTTAAAGAATATTCCGCGCACAGAAAACCAAGCAGTAGATTACAGCCAAGATTTTTTTGCTAAACCGACATATTTAACAGTTAGCGGCCAGTTGGAAGCGGAAGTGATGGCGATGGCGTTTAGTAACGTCTACACCTTTGGCCCTACCTTCCGTGCAGAAAATTCCAACACCTCCCGTCACTTAGCAGAATTTTGGATGGTTGAGCCGGAAATGGCTTTTTGTGACTTAGAAGGCGATATGGATTTAGCTGAGGCGTTTCTCAAACACATCTTTAAATATGTGTTGGAAACTTGCCCAGAAGACATGGAATTTTTCAATGAACGCATTGATAAATCTGTGTTGTCAACAGCCGAAAATATTATTAATAATCAGTTTGAACGGTTAACTTATACAGAAGCCATCAAAGTTTTAGAAAAAGCTGATGTTAAATTTGAATATCCTGTGAGTTGGGGTTTAGATTTACAATCAGAACACGAACGTTACTTGGCTGAACAACAGTTTAAAAAGCCAGTAATTGTCACAGATTACCCAGCGCAAATCAAAGCCTTTTATATGCGTTTGAACGACGATGAAAAAACCGTCCGTGCAATGGATATTCTTGCACCGAAAATTGGCGAAATTGTCGGCGGTTCCCAACGCGAAGAACGCCTAGAAGTATTAGAACGCCGCGTGTTAGCGCAAGGATTAAAGCCAGAAGACTTGTGGTGGTATCTGGATTTGCGTCGTTATGGTACTGTTCCACACGCCGGTTTTGGGTTAGGTTTTGAACGACTTGTACAATTTATGACGGGTATGGGAAATATTCGTGATGTGATTCCGTTCCCGCGTACACCACAAAGTGCTGAGTTTTAG
- the rlmD gene encoding 23S rRNA (uracil(1939)-C(5))-methyltransferase RlmD translates to MTKIIWQQGELIEVTIANLSDTGDGVGRADERVVFVPDTVPGDRAIVRLVHVKPKYAHGKLQQLLSPSAHRIRPSCIVADKCGGCQWQHINYDYQLVAKQNQVIQAMERIGGFIQPPVDPVLAAPSAFGYRNKSTYPLSLSATGQVQAGYYQKGSHQLINLNQCPVQDARLNPLLAEVKQDIQQQGWQIYNEHRHQGKIRHLGLRIGRHTGEMLLTLVVKDWNLSGIETQAQEWLKRYPQLVGVSLNRNSDRTNAIFGSETRCIAGVPHLRENFAGLEFQVRPDTFFQVYTETAEALLEVIQSELNLQGHEFLVDAYCGIGTLTLPLAKKVRIATGLEVQSAAVEQAILNAHRNGIDNVTFLVGAVEKLLPQMGTIPEVVILDPPRKGCDRAVIDTLRQLKPSQIVYVSCKVATLARDLKLLCQDGQYTITRVQPADFFPQTAHVETAAFLVLSHFDKGSNSFKKTEI, encoded by the coding sequence ATGACTAAAATAATTTGGCAACAGGGTGAATTAATTGAAGTGACGATCGCTAACCTGAGTGATACAGGTGATGGTGTGGGGCGTGCTGATGAGCGTGTAGTGTTTGTCCCAGATACTGTCCCAGGCGATCGCGCCATTGTCCGCTTAGTTCATGTTAAACCTAAATACGCCCACGGGAAGCTCCAGCAGCTATTGTCACCATCCGCCCACCGTATCCGACCCAGTTGTATTGTGGCTGACAAGTGCGGTGGTTGCCAGTGGCAGCATATTAATTATGATTACCAGCTAGTAGCCAAGCAAAATCAAGTTATCCAAGCAATGGAGCGCATTGGCGGTTTTATCCAACCACCAGTAGATCCGGTACTCGCTGCCCCTTCTGCTTTCGGCTACCGTAATAAATCTACATATCCTCTCTCGCTATCGGCAACAGGACAAGTACAAGCTGGTTACTATCAAAAAGGTAGTCACCAATTAATTAACTTAAATCAATGTCCAGTCCAAGATGCGCGATTAAATCCCTTGCTTGCCGAAGTTAAGCAGGATATTCAACAGCAAGGTTGGCAAATTTACAACGAACACCGCCACCAAGGAAAAATTCGCCATCTCGGTTTACGCATTGGCCGACACACTGGAGAAATGTTGCTGACTTTGGTAGTAAAGGACTGGAATTTATCAGGAATTGAAACCCAAGCCCAGGAATGGTTAAAGCGCTATCCGCAGTTAGTGGGAGTGTCGCTCAATCGCAATAGCGATCGCACAAATGCTATCTTTGGATCAGAAACCCGTTGCATCGCTGGAGTACCCCACCTGCGTGAAAATTTTGCTGGACTGGAATTTCAAGTACGCCCAGATACATTTTTCCAAGTGTATACCGAAACAGCAGAGGCACTATTAGAGGTAATTCAATCAGAACTCAATCTTCAAGGGCATGAGTTCCTAGTTGATGCCTACTGTGGTATTGGGACTTTAACTTTACCTCTCGCCAAAAAAGTACGTATTGCTACAGGATTAGAAGTGCAATCAGCAGCAGTAGAACAAGCAATTTTAAATGCCCACCGCAACGGAATTGATAATGTGACTTTCCTTGTCGGCGCAGTAGAGAAATTGCTTCCCCAAATGGGCACAATACCAGAAGTAGTAATACTCGATCCGCCACGTAAGGGGTGCGATCGCGCAGTCATAGATACTTTACGGCAATTGAAACCATCTCAGATCGTTTACGTCAGCTGTAAAGTAGCTACCCTCGCCCGCGACCTGAAATTGCTTTGTCAAGATGGGCAATATACCATCACACGGGTACAACCTGCTGATTTTTTTCCTCAAACTGCTCATGTTGAAACTGCCGCCTTTCTTGTGCTATCACATTTTGACAAGGGTAGTAATTCCTTCAAAAAAACTGAAATTTGA
- a CDS encoding urease subunit beta, giving the protein MIPGEIITPAGEIELNVGRPTIKLQVSNTGDRPIQVGSHYHFYEVNTALNFDREQARGMRLDIPAGTAVRFEPGDEKEIILVPLVGTRQVYGFNAKINGSL; this is encoded by the coding sequence ATGATTCCTGGGGAAATTATCACACCAGCAGGTGAAATTGAACTAAATGTTGGCCGTCCAACTATAAAATTGCAAGTGTCAAATACAGGCGATCGCCCCATACAAGTTGGGTCCCACTATCACTTTTATGAAGTCAACACCGCCTTAAACTTTGACAGAGAACAAGCGCGAGGAATGCGCCTCGATATCCCCGCAGGAACCGCAGTCCGCTTTGAACCAGGCGACGAAAAAGAAATCATATTAGTCCCCTTAGTTGGTACTCGCCAAGTCTACGGTTTCAATGCCAAAATTAACGGTTCTCTGTAG
- the groL gene encoding chaperonin GroEL (60 kDa chaperone family; promotes refolding of misfolded polypeptides especially under stressful conditions; forms two stacked rings of heptamers to form a barrel-shaped 14mer; ends can be capped by GroES; misfolded proteins enter the barrel where they are refolded when GroES binds), with protein MAKRIIYNENARRALERGIDILAEAVAVTLGPKGRNVVLEKKFGAPQIVNDGVTIAKEIELEDHIENTGVALIRQAASKTNDAAGDGTTTATVLAHAIVKEGLRNVAAGANAISLKRGIDKATAFLVDKIKEHARPVEDSKAIAQVGAISAGNDEEVGQMIAQAMDKVGKEGVISLEEGKSMFTELEITEGMRFDKGYISPYFATDPERMEAVFDEPFILLTDKKIALVQDLVPVLEQVARAGRPLVIIAEDIEKEALATLVVNRLRGVLNVAAVKAPGFGDRRKALLEDIAVLTGGQLITEDAGLKLDNTKLDSLGKARRITITKDSTTIVAEGNEAAVKARVEQIRRQIDETESSYDKEKLQERLAKLSGGVAVVKVGAATETEMKDKKLRLEDAINATKAAVEEGIVPGGGTTLAHLAPELEVWAKSNLKDEELIGALIVVRALPAPLKRIAENAGQNGAVIAERVKEKEFNVGYNAATNEFVDLLAAGIVDPAKVTRSALQNAASIAGMVLTTECIIVDKPEPKDGAPAGAGAGGGDFDY; from the coding sequence ATGGCAAAGCGCATTATCTACAACGAAAACGCCCGTCGCGCCTTGGAACGAGGCATTGACATCCTGGCTGAGGCTGTAGCTGTTACCCTTGGCCCCAAAGGTCGTAACGTAGTCCTAGAAAAGAAATTTGGCGCACCGCAAATTGTTAATGACGGTGTAACGATCGCCAAAGAAATCGAATTAGAAGACCACATTGAAAACACTGGCGTAGCTCTGATTCGTCAAGCTGCTTCTAAGACCAATGATGCTGCGGGCGATGGTACTACCACTGCTACCGTTTTAGCTCATGCGATCGTCAAAGAAGGCTTGCGGAACGTTGCAGCTGGTGCTAATGCAATTTCCCTGAAGCGTGGTATTGACAAAGCTACTGCCTTTTTGGTAGACAAAATCAAAGAACACGCCCGTCCAGTGGAAGATTCCAAAGCCATTGCCCAAGTTGGTGCGATCTCGGCTGGTAATGACGAAGAAGTTGGTCAGATGATTGCCCAAGCAATGGACAAGGTGGGTAAAGAAGGCGTAATTTCCCTAGAAGAAGGGAAATCTATGTTCACCGAGTTGGAAATCACTGAAGGGATGCGCTTTGACAAAGGCTACATCTCTCCTTATTTCGCTACCGACCCTGAGCGGATGGAAGCGGTTTTTGATGAGCCTTTCATACTGCTGACCGATAAGAAAATCGCTTTGGTACAAGACCTTGTACCAGTGTTAGAGCAAGTAGCTCGTGCTGGTCGCCCTTTGGTGATTATCGCCGAAGATATTGAAAAAGAAGCTTTGGCAACCTTGGTAGTAAACCGTTTGCGCGGTGTACTCAACGTGGCTGCTGTTAAGGCTCCTGGCTTTGGCGATCGCCGCAAAGCACTACTAGAAGACATCGCTGTTTTAACTGGTGGTCAACTAATCACCGAAGATGCTGGTTTGAAGCTAGATAACACCAAGCTGGATAGCCTGGGTAAAGCTCGCCGGATCACCATTACCAAGGACAGCACTACAATTGTTGCCGAAGGTAACGAAGCTGCTGTTAAGGCTCGTGTCGAACAGATTCGTCGTCAAATTGATGAAACCGAATCTTCTTACGACAAAGAGAAATTACAAGAGCGTCTTGCTAAACTCTCCGGTGGTGTTGCTGTAGTGAAAGTTGGTGCAGCGACGGAAACCGAAATGAAAGACAAGAAGCTGCGCTTAGAAGACGCTATCAACGCCACCAAAGCTGCTGTGGAAGAAGGTATCGTTCCTGGCGGTGGTACAACTCTGGCTCACCTTGCTCCTGAATTGGAAGTTTGGGCAAAGAGCAATCTTAAAGATGAAGAGTTGATTGGTGCTTTGATTGTCGTTCGTGCCTTACCTGCACCTCTGAAGCGGATTGCTGAAAACGCTGGTCAGAATGGTGCTGTGATCGCTGAACGCGTAAAAGAGAAAGAATTCAACGTTGGCTACAACGCTGCAACAAACGAATTCGTCGATTTGTTAGCTGCTGGTATTGTTGATCCTGCGAAAGTGACTCGTTCTGCTCTGCAAAACGCTGCTTCCATCGCTGGCATGGTGTTGACAACCGAATGTATTATAGTTGACAAACCTGAGCCTAAAGATGGCGCTCCTGCTGGCGCTGGTGCTGGTGGCGGTGACTTCGATTACTAA
- a CDS encoding response regulator transcription factor produces the protein MDRSATSATAMKEPSMKDHKRLLLIDDDPNLILLVKDYLEFRGYEVITAENGREALEILEQDVPDMIICDVMMPEMDGYTFVEQVRQNERTSWIPVLFLSAKGQSADRVKGLNKGADVYMVKPFEPEELVAQVESSLKQTIRWKEHQAKGGENGSRIQVPFDVQLTPTELKVVQFVARGLANREIAEELNVSQRTVESHVSNMLGKTNLHNRTELARWAIENQMA, from the coding sequence ATGGACCGAAGCGCGACAAGTGCCACTGCTATGAAAGAGCCCAGCATGAAAGATCACAAACGACTTCTATTGATTGATGATGACCCTAACCTCATCTTGCTGGTGAAGGATTACTTAGAATTCCGGGGATATGAAGTCATCACCGCTGAAAATGGACGTGAAGCTCTGGAAATTTTAGAGCAAGATGTTCCAGACATGATCATCTGCGATGTGATGATGCCGGAAATGGACGGATATACTTTTGTGGAACAAGTCCGGCAAAACGAACGCACCAGCTGGATTCCGGTTCTTTTCCTTTCAGCTAAGGGACAAAGTGCAGACCGAGTTAAGGGTCTGAATAAAGGTGCTGATGTTTATATGGTCAAACCCTTTGAACCAGAAGAACTCGTAGCGCAAGTTGAATCCTCGCTGAAACAAACTATCCGTTGGAAAGAACACCAAGCTAAAGGAGGCGAAAACGGTTCCCGTATCCAGGTTCCCTTCGATGTGCAATTAACCCCAACCGAACTGAAAGTAGTCCAGTTCGTCGCTAGGGGTTTAGCTAACCGGGAAATTGCTGAAGAACTAAATGTTAGTCAGCGCACGGTTGAAAGTCATGTGTCCAATATGTTGGGCAAAACCAATCTCCATAACCGCACTGAACTAGCGCGGTGGGCGATTGAAAATCAAATGGCTTAA
- a CDS encoding anti-sigma regulatory factor: protein MITISLRPVGRYWGTISFASTLYLCPILDLLLAEIPTRLQAELRLGLQEALVNAAKHGNNLDPSKTVVVRFSVIDNQYWWIISDQGSGFTPSSTINEEPTDYLPPDESENGRGLCLLHQIFDQVEWNRKGTELRLCKQMENRRGLSLRR, encoded by the coding sequence GTGATTACTATTTCACTCCGTCCAGTTGGACGTTATTGGGGCACTATTAGTTTTGCCTCAACCCTCTACCTTTGTCCCATATTAGACTTATTGTTGGCAGAAATTCCAACAAGATTACAAGCAGAACTGCGGCTAGGACTTCAAGAAGCCCTAGTCAACGCAGCTAAACATGGTAATAATCTCGATCCGAGTAAAACAGTTGTAGTTCGTTTTTCCGTAATAGATAATCAGTATTGGTGGATAATATCAGACCAAGGTAGTGGCTTTACTCCTTCATCTACTATTAATGAAGAACCAACAGACTATCTTCCACCAGATGAGTCAGAAAATGGTCGTGGTTTATGTCTTCTACATCAAATTTTTGATCAAGTAGAGTGGAACCGTAAAGGCACAGAATTGAGGCTTTGTAAACAAATGGAAAATCGTCGGGGATTATCTCTGCGACGTTAG
- a CDS encoding transposase, translating to MVCLKYLDESGCYCTSPTDYTYGRRGEQKRIRQNRRRGRRINIFGIWEPKSSFNYALMLGTLKAPTYVQLMDWQAQIAAHRLLETGQITVIIHDNASVHKSLLARQQHQRWQQQGLYIFFLPPYSPQMNRIEDEWLHLKRDELAGRVFDDEYELAIAIIEGIENRAVQGQYQVERFMFN from the coding sequence TTGGTTTGTTTAAAGTACTTGGATGAATCTGGTTGTTACTGCACTAGTCCCACTGATTATACTTATGGGCGTAGGGGAGAGCAAAAACGTATTCGACAAAATAGACGACGCGGTAGGCGGATCAACATCTTCGGTATTTGGGAGCCGAAATCTAGTTTTAATTACGCTTTGATGCTTGGAACATTGAAAGCACCGACCTATGTCCAACTCATGGATTGGCAGGCTCAAATTGCTGCACACCGCTTATTGGAAACTGGACAAATTACCGTCATCATTCACGATAATGCCTCTGTTCACAAAAGTCTTTTGGCTCGCCAGCAGCATCAACGTTGGCAACAGCAAGGATTGTACATTTTTTTTCTACCTCCTTATAGCCCACAAATGAATCGCATTGAAGACGAATGGTTGCATCTCAAACGTGATGAGCTTGCCGGCCGAGTTTTTGACGATGAATATGAATTAGCGATCGCTATTATTGAGGGTATAGAAAATAGAGCCGTGCAAGGTCAGTACCAAGTTGAACGTTTTATGTTTAATTAG
- a CDS encoding transposase — protein sequence MVCLKYLDESGCYCTSPTDYTYGRRGEQKRIRQNRRRGRRINIFGIWEPKSSFNYALMLGTLKAPTYVQLMDWQAQIAAHRLLETGQITVIIHDNASVHKSLLARQQHQRWQQQGLYIFFYLLIAHK from the coding sequence TTGGTTTGTTTAAAGTACTTGGATGAATCTGGTTGTTACTGCACTAGTCCCACTGATTATACTTATGGGCGTAGGGGAGAGCAAAAACGTATTCGACAAAATAGACGACGCGGTAGGCGGATCAACATCTTCGGTATTTGGGAGCCGAAATCTAGTTTTAATTACGCTTTGATGCTTGGAACATTGAAAGCACCGACCTATGTCCAACTCATGGATTGGCAGGCTCAAATTGCTGCACACCGCTTATTGGAAACTGGACAAATTACCGTCATCATTCACGATAATGCCTCTGTTCACAAAAGTCTTTTGGCTCGCCAGCAGCATCAACGTTGGCAACAGCAAGGATTGTACATTTTTTTCTACCTCCTTATAGCCCACAAATGA
- a CDS encoding urease accessory protein UreD, with translation MTCNSQIAEGWHGKLNLVYTDRQGKTQLIYNHQQAPLKVQRPFYPEGEKVCHSVILHTAGGMVGGDRLSSNIHLQPQAQTLITTAAASKIYRSNGLQARQTIQMQVDADACLEWLPQETILFNDAIYRQDLRVELATGASFLGWEITRFGRSARGEKFLQGEWRSHTEIWQQGVPLWIDRQYLPGSEDIFHSPHALAGKPIVGSLVWVGSAVSAEIVEKTRNLWNGVGEAGVSRLQHGLLCRYRGASTSEVRNWFIDVWQLLRISFLNRGNCIPRVWQV, from the coding sequence ATGACCTGCAATTCACAAATAGCAGAAGGTTGGCATGGCAAACTTAATTTAGTCTATACCGATCGCCAGGGTAAAACCCAATTAATTTACAATCACCAACAAGCACCCCTGAAGGTACAACGCCCATTTTACCCAGAAGGTGAAAAAGTTTGTCATAGCGTAATTTTACACACGGCTGGGGGAATGGTAGGAGGCGATCGCTTATCCTCTAATATTCACCTCCAACCCCAAGCCCAAACCTTAATCACCACGGCGGCTGCAAGCAAAATATACCGCAGTAATGGCTTACAAGCTAGACAAACCATACAGATGCAGGTTGACGCTGATGCTTGTTTAGAATGGTTGCCGCAAGAGACAATTTTATTTAACGACGCGATTTATCGGCAAGATTTACGGGTAGAATTAGCAACCGGGGCTAGCTTCTTAGGCTGGGAAATTACCCGATTTGGTCGCAGTGCTAGAGGAGAGAAATTCTTGCAAGGAGAATGGCGATCGCACACGGAAATTTGGCAGCAAGGTGTTCCTTTATGGATTGATCGCCAATACTTACCGGGTAGCGAAGACATTTTCCACAGTCCCCACGCTTTGGCTGGAAAACCAATCGTAGGTAGTCTAGTTTGGGTTGGTAGTGCCGTTTCAGCAGAAATTGTCGAAAAAACGCGAAATTTATGGAATGGGGTAGGAGAAGCGGGTGTTAGCCGATTACAACATGGATTATTGTGTCGATATCGCGGTGCTTCCACATCTGAGGTGAGAAACTGGTTTATTGATGTTTGGCAATTGCTGCGAATTTCTTTTTTGAATCGTGGTAATTGTATACCAAGAGTATGGCAGGTTTGA
- a CDS encoding helix-turn-helix domain-containing protein — MRQTIKRWEFQGLGGLWEAPGRGKKRTWQEEDWQVVEECLGQNRRYSARQLSQKLFEERQIELGAEQIRRLLKKRGGVGNVSATVRL; from the coding sequence GTGAGGCAAACAATAAAACGCTGGGAATTTCAGGGGTTAGGAGGTTTATGGGAAGCGCCAGGACGTGGAAAAAAAAGAACTTGGCAGGAAGAAGATTGGCAAGTAGTAGAAGAATGCTTGGGACAAAATCGCCGTTACAGTGCTCGGCAGCTAAGTCAAAAGCTATTTGAGGAACGACAAATCGAACTAGGAGCCGAACAAATCAGGCGACTACTCAAAAAAAGGGGTGGTGTTGGAAACGTATCCGCTACTGTCCGGCTTTAA
- the ureA gene encoding urease subunit gamma, with the protein MQLTPQEKDKLLIFTAALLAERRKGRGLKLNYPEAIAYISAAILEGARDGQSVAELMSYGTTLLTRDDVMEGIPEMVHDVQVEATFPDGTKLVTVHNPIR; encoded by the coding sequence ATGCAACTTACGCCGCAGGAAAAAGATAAGCTATTAATTTTTACTGCTGCTTTATTAGCAGAAAGGCGAAAAGGAAGGGGTTTAAAACTGAATTATCCCGAAGCGATCGCTTATATTTCTGCTGCCATTTTAGAAGGTGCAAGAGATGGGCAAAGTGTAGCTGAATTGATGAGTTATGGTACAACTCTCTTAACGCGGGATGATGTCATGGAAGGAATACCTGAAATGGTGCATGATGTACAGGTAGAAGCAACTTTTCCTGATGGCACAAAGTTAGTAACAGTACATAATCCAATTCGTTAA